In Juglans regia cultivar Chandler chromosome 13, Walnut 2.0, whole genome shotgun sequence, the DNA window CGTCTCCTTCTCTCAGTTCCCACTCGTCGCTCTCTCATCGACCCAGCGGCATTTTGTCTCTGTCACGATCACAAATCTCTCTTCCTGCATTCAGATCTCATCCTCTAGCGACTacattgaagaagaagattaaTCCTAGCCATTTCACCACCTATTGCTCTCTGGATGCTGATAAAGATCCGAGTGAAGACATCCCTATAGAATCGAGTACGAACTTCGCTTCCCGAATGTATACTCCCTCTTCGTGTAATGGTGAACGTGATGGgttcttttttttcctgttcAGGATACGCAGCATTTCCTACGGTCATGGATATCAACCAGATTCGTGAAATTCTGCCTCACCGGTTAGTGACTTTATTTTTCCTGTAACATTGGTGCAAATAAGCTGTTTgactctttttccttcttttggcTGTGGATTAGGTTCCCATTTCTCTTAGTGGATAGAGTGATTGAATACAATCCTGGAGTTTCAGCTGTTGCTATAAAAAATGTAACAATAAATGACAACTTCTTTCCTGGCCATTTTCCCGAGAGGCCGATAATGCCTGGTGTTCTCATGGTCGAGGTAATTCTGCTTTCTTCCACTGTCATTCTTCCATTTTGAtccatttatttattccaaGTAGATTGATGATCCATGGGTAGTTATGCGTTCCTTGGCGAATATCTTAATATGGATTTCACTAGGAATCACACAGAAGCCATTCCACTGTTGAAGGCCATGTGGTGGGTTGTAAACATACAATTAAGAAGAAATGAACCattatggaaagaaaaatgtttaattcAGAAGGATAAGAAGCGGAGTTCCGCTTTGGAAGTTGGGCCTCTGGCAATAAATTTTGCATTGCAAGTGTACAAACACCTACTATGAAAATGCTTCCAGAATTCCACACGCGTTAATGACCCGTAATAGGAGGCCTACTAGCAATAGCAAATGTACCAATGAAAACGCCCAAACTGAAAGTCATCCTGAAGATTAGGGTCTTGATACCCATAATCCATAGCATTGGAAGCTTAAACCAAGATAATTAAAAACAACGGTACTTTGCACAAGTGTTGAAACTTTTTAAATGATAACTATTGAGACAACATCATTGGCAATTCAAACTGTTAAGTGAGTTTGTTCATGAgtcattgtatttaaattttttgctATGTGTATGCTATTCATATCTGGTCATGAATTGACACAAGAAGAGGATTCTCGATCATCTTCCCTATACAAACAATTAGCTTTCCCTTCATCTATTCCAGACTAGAAGTAAATATGAAGATGTAATGAAAGTCTTCTCAATATTTGCTTTAGTGATAGCGAATCAGATAGATAGTGATTAATGGCAGTGGTTGTTGGATATAGGCAATGGCTCAGGTTGGTGGCTTGGTTATGCTGCAACCAGAAGTTGGAGGCTCTCGTGAAAACTTCTTCTTTGCTGGCATTGACAAAGTGCGATTCCGGAAACCAGTGGTTGCTGGTGACACCTTAGTTATGAGAATGACACT includes these proteins:
- the LOC109007090 gene encoding 3-hydroxyacyl-[acyl-carrier-protein] dehydratase FabZ-like, yielding MAASAFSNSLMSSPSLSSHSSLSHRPSGILSLSRSQISLPAFRSHPLATTLKKKINPSHFTTYCSLDADKDPSEDIPIESRYAAFPTVMDINQIREILPHRFPFLLVDRVIEYNPGVSAVAIKNVTINDNFFPGHFPERPIMPGVLMVEAMAQVGGLVMLQPEVGGSRENFFFAGIDKVRFRKPVVAGDTLVMRMTLIKLQKRFGIAKMEGKAYVGGEVVCEGEFLMATGTT